In Manis pentadactyla isolate mManPen7 chromosome 8, mManPen7.hap1, whole genome shotgun sequence, the following are encoded in one genomic region:
- the FAM168B gene encoding myelin-associated neurite-outgrowth inhibitor isoform X2, translating to MNPVYSPGSSGVPYANAKGIGYPGYSPGAPYKVSCSPTSGAVPPYSPSPSPYQTAVYPVRSAYPQQSPYAQQGTYYTQPLYAAPPHVIHHTTVVQPNGMPATVYPAPIPPPRGNGVTMGMVAGTTMAMSAGEAPRRRQMPGELAALPQPWGCGPSGSALGTLLTAHSPTPVAPHPVTVPTYRAPGTPTYSYVPPQW from the exons ATGAATCCTGTCTATAGTCCTGGTTCTTCTGGGGTTCCCTATGCAAATGCCAAAGGAATTGGTTATCCAG GTTACTCTCCCGGCGCCCCTTACAAAGTGTCCTGCTCTCCCACCAGCGGGGCGGTGCCTCCGTACtcgccctcccccagcccctatcAGACCGCTGTGTATCCCGTGCGAAGTGCCTACCCCCAGCAGAGCCCATATGCTCAG CAAGGCACGTACTACACGCAGCCCCTGTACGCGGCGCCACCGCACGTCATCCACCACACCACGGTGGTCCAGCCCAACGGCATGCCGGCGACCGTGTACCCAGCACCCATCCCTCCACCCAGGGGCAATGGGGTCACCATGGGCATGGTGGCCGGGACCACGATGGCCATGTCAGCAG GGGAAGCCCCGAGGCGCCGGCAGATGCCAGGAGAGCTGGCTGCGCTGCCACAGCCTTGGGGGTGTGGCCCGAGTGGCAGCGCTCTAG GTACTCTACTGACAGCCCACTCCCCAACACCTGTCGCCCCCCACCCCGTCACTGTGCCCACGTATCGGGCCCCAGGAACACCCACCTACAGCTATGTGCCCCCCCAGTGGTGA
- the FAM168B gene encoding myelin-associated neurite-outgrowth inhibitor isoform X1, whose translation MNPVYSPGSSGVPYANAKGIGYPAGFPMGYAAAAPAYSPSMYPGANPTFQTGYSPGAPYKVSCSPTSGAVPPYSPSPSPYQTAVYPVRSAYPQQSPYAQQGTYYTQPLYAAPPHVIHHTTVVQPNGMPATVYPAPIPPPRGNGVTMGMVAGTTMAMSAGEAPRRRQMPGELAALPQPWGCGPSGSALGTLLTAHSPTPVAPHPVTVPTYRAPGTPTYSYVPPQW comes from the exons ATGAATCCTGTCTATAGTCCTGGTTCTTCTGGGGTTCCCTATGCAAATGCCAAAGGAATTGGTTATCCAG CCGGTTTCCCCATGGGCTATGCAGCAGCAGCTCCTGCCTATTCCCCCAGCATGTACCCTGGAGCGAATCCTACCTTCCAAACAG GTTACTCTCCCGGCGCCCCTTACAAAGTGTCCTGCTCTCCCACCAGCGGGGCGGTGCCTCCGTACtcgccctcccccagcccctatcAGACCGCTGTGTATCCCGTGCGAAGTGCCTACCCCCAGCAGAGCCCATATGCTCAG CAAGGCACGTACTACACGCAGCCCCTGTACGCGGCGCCACCGCACGTCATCCACCACACCACGGTGGTCCAGCCCAACGGCATGCCGGCGACCGTGTACCCAGCACCCATCCCTCCACCCAGGGGCAATGGGGTCACCATGGGCATGGTGGCCGGGACCACGATGGCCATGTCAGCAG GGGAAGCCCCGAGGCGCCGGCAGATGCCAGGAGAGCTGGCTGCGCTGCCACAGCCTTGGGGGTGTGGCCCGAGTGGCAGCGCTCTAG GTACTCTACTGACAGCCCACTCCCCAACACCTGTCGCCCCCCACCCCGTCACTGTGCCCACGTATCGGGCCCCAGGAACACCCACCTACAGCTATGTGCCCCCCCAGTGGTGA
- the FAM168B gene encoding myelin-associated neurite-outgrowth inhibitor isoform X4 has product MNPVYSPGSSGVPYANAKGIGYPGYSPGAPYKVSCSPTSGAVPPYSPSPSPYQTAVYPVRSAYPQQSPYAQQGTYYTQPLYAAPPHVIHHTTVVQPNGMPATVYPAPIPPPRGNGVTMGMVAGTTMAMSAGTLLTAHSPTPVAPHPVTVPTYRAPGTPTYSYVPPQW; this is encoded by the exons ATGAATCCTGTCTATAGTCCTGGTTCTTCTGGGGTTCCCTATGCAAATGCCAAAGGAATTGGTTATCCAG GTTACTCTCCCGGCGCCCCTTACAAAGTGTCCTGCTCTCCCACCAGCGGGGCGGTGCCTCCGTACtcgccctcccccagcccctatcAGACCGCTGTGTATCCCGTGCGAAGTGCCTACCCCCAGCAGAGCCCATATGCTCAG CAAGGCACGTACTACACGCAGCCCCTGTACGCGGCGCCACCGCACGTCATCCACCACACCACGGTGGTCCAGCCCAACGGCATGCCGGCGACCGTGTACCCAGCACCCATCCCTCCACCCAGGGGCAATGGGGTCACCATGGGCATGGTGGCCGGGACCACGATGGCCATGTCAGCAG GTACTCTACTGACAGCCCACTCCCCAACACCTGTCGCCCCCCACCCCGTCACTGTGCCCACGTATCGGGCCCCAGGAACACCCACCTACAGCTATGTGCCCCCCCAGTGGTGA
- the FAM168B gene encoding myelin-associated neurite-outgrowth inhibitor isoform X3, whose protein sequence is MNPVYSPGSSGVPYANAKGIGYPAGFPMGYAAAAPAYSPSMYPGANPTFQTGYSPGAPYKVSCSPTSGAVPPYSPSPSPYQTAVYPVRSAYPQQSPYAQQGTYYTQPLYAAPPHVIHHTTVVQPNGMPATVYPAPIPPPRGNGVTMGMVAGTTMAMSAGTLLTAHSPTPVAPHPVTVPTYRAPGTPTYSYVPPQW, encoded by the exons ATGAATCCTGTCTATAGTCCTGGTTCTTCTGGGGTTCCCTATGCAAATGCCAAAGGAATTGGTTATCCAG CCGGTTTCCCCATGGGCTATGCAGCAGCAGCTCCTGCCTATTCCCCCAGCATGTACCCTGGAGCGAATCCTACCTTCCAAACAG GTTACTCTCCCGGCGCCCCTTACAAAGTGTCCTGCTCTCCCACCAGCGGGGCGGTGCCTCCGTACtcgccctcccccagcccctatcAGACCGCTGTGTATCCCGTGCGAAGTGCCTACCCCCAGCAGAGCCCATATGCTCAG CAAGGCACGTACTACACGCAGCCCCTGTACGCGGCGCCACCGCACGTCATCCACCACACCACGGTGGTCCAGCCCAACGGCATGCCGGCGACCGTGTACCCAGCACCCATCCCTCCACCCAGGGGCAATGGGGTCACCATGGGCATGGTGGCCGGGACCACGATGGCCATGTCAGCAG GTACTCTACTGACAGCCCACTCCCCAACACCTGTCGCCCCCCACCCCGTCACTGTGCCCACGTATCGGGCCCCAGGAACACCCACCTACAGCTATGTGCCCCCCCAGTGGTGA
- the ARHGEF4 gene encoding rho guanine nucleotide exchange factor 4 isoform X4: MDDQELGFKAGDVIEVMDATNREWWWGRVTDSEGWFPASFVRLRVNQDEPADDEALRPGDGRGEDSGSEAQSGKNQMRTNVINEILSTERDYIKHLSDICEGYIRQCRKRADMFSDEQLRTIFGNIEDIYRCQKAFAQALEQRFNRARPHLSELGACFLEHQAGFQIYSEYCNNHPSACVELSRLAKLSKYVYFFEACRLLQKMIDISLDGFLLTPVQKICKYPLQLAELLKYTHPQHRDFKDVEAALHAMKNVAQLINERKRRLENIDKIAQWQSSIEDWEGEDLLARSSELIYSGELTRVTQPQAKSQQRMFFLFDHQLIYCKKDLLRRDVLSYKGRVDMDGLEVVDLEDGKDRDLHVNVKNAFRLHCGTPGESHLLCARKPEQKQRWLKAFSREREQVRLDQDTGFSITELQRKQAMLNASKQQAAGKPKALGRPYYLTRQKHPGLPACLPQQQVLVLAEPKRKPSTFWHSISRLAPFRK; encoded by the exons CTGCGGGTGAACCAAGACGAGCCCGCGGACGACGAGGCGCTGCGGCCCGGGGACGGCCGGGGCGAGGACAGCGGGAGCGAGGCGCAGAGCGGCAAGAACCAGATGCGCACCAACGTCATCAACGAGATCCTCAGCACCGAGAGGGACTACATCAAGCACCTGAGCGACATCTGCGAG GGCTACATCAGGCAGTGCCGCAAGCGCGCCGACATGTTCAGCGACGAGCAGCTGCGGACCATCTTCGGGAACATCGAGGACATCTACCGGTGCCAGAAGGCGTTCGCGCAGGCCCTGGAGCAGAGGTTCAACAGGGCGCGCCCCCACCTCAGCGAGCTGGGCGCCTGCTTCCTGGAGCAC CAAGCTGGCTTCCAGATCTACTCCGAGTACTGCAACAACCATCCCAGCGCCTGCGTGGAGCTCTCGCGGCTCGCCAAGCTCAGCAAGTATGTGTACTTCTTTGAGGCCTGCCGGCTGCTACAGAAGATGATCGACATCTCCCTGGATGGCTTCCTGCTGACCCCTGTGCAGAAGATCTGCAAGTACCCTCTGCAGCTGGCCGAGCTGCTCAAGTACACGCACCCCCAGCACAG ggatttcaaGGATGTGGAAGCTGCCTTACATGCCATGAAGAACGTGGCCCAGCTCATCAATGAACGAAAACGGAGACTCGAAAACATCGACAAGATTGCTCAGTGGCAGAGCTCCATAGAGGACTGGGAG GGGGAAGATCTCCTGGCCAGAAGCTCAGAACTCATCTACTCGGGGGAGCTGACTCGAGTTACACAGCCACAAGCCAAGAGCCAGCAGAGGATGTTCTTTCTCTTTGACCACCAGCTCATCTACTGTAAGAAG GACCTTCTCCGCCGGGACGTGCTGTCCTATAAGGGCCGAGTGGACATGGATGGACTGGAGGTGGTGGATCTGGAGGACGGGAAGGACAGAGACCTCCACGTGAACGTCAAGAACGCCTTCCGGTTGCACTGCGGCACCCCGGGCGAGAGCCACCTGCTGTGCGCCAGGAAGCCGGAGCAGAAGCAGCGCTGGCTCAAGGCCTTcagcagggagagggagcaggtgcGGCTGGACCAGGACACAG gcttctccatcactgaGCTGCAGAGGAAGCAGGCCATGCTGAACGCCAGCAAGCAGCAGGCCGCTGGAAAGCCCAAAG CCCTGGGCCGGCCGTACTACCTGACGCGCCAGAAGCACCcgggcctgcctgcctgcctgccccagcAACAGGTCCTGGTGCTGGCAGAGCCCAAGCGGAAGCCATCCACGTTTTGGCACAGCATTAGCCGGCTGGCACCCTTCCGCAAGTGA